One Pseudodesulfovibrio cashew DNA window includes the following coding sequences:
- the secG gene encoding preprotein translocase subunit SecG, giving the protein METLVIVIHVLACIFLIGAVMLQSGHEGMGVIFGGGSSTMFGSTGAGGLLVKVTTGLAVVFLVTSLTYNVLTGNKVSQQDSIMLQGEGTVQPIVPAEQQKPAVQFKDTGDDAKSE; this is encoded by the coding sequence TTGGAAACTTTAGTAATTGTCATTCATGTTTTAGCTTGCATCTTTTTGATCGGCGCGGTAATGCTCCAGTCCGGTCACGAAGGGATGGGAGTCATCTTCGGCGGCGGAAGCTCGACCATGTTCGGCAGCACCGGCGCAGGAGGCCTCCTGGTCAAGGTAACGACGGGATTGGCAGTAGTTTTCCTCGTCACTTCGCTGACCTACAATGTCCTCACCGGCAATAAGGTATCCCAACAGGATTCCATCATGTTGCAGGGCGAAGGGACTGTCCAGCCGATCGTTCCAGCGGAACAGCAGAAGCCGGCCGTTCAGTTCAAGGACACTGGCGACGACGCCAAGAGCGAATAG
- a CDS encoding transcriptional regulator encodes MLKFIVIGVALFLVYKLFMGDKKKKEMDQAQTTKQKVASGEMVKDPICGTYVEHDGHIRVREGEKVHVFCSYECRDKFLKQLEATTVNEDE; translated from the coding sequence ATGTTGAAATTCATCGTCATCGGCGTAGCCCTTTTTCTCGTCTACAAACTCTTCATGGGCGACAAGAAAAAAAAGGAAATGGACCAGGCCCAAACCACCAAACAGAAGGTGGCCTCCGGCGAAATGGTCAAGGACCCCATCTGCGGAACCTATGTCGAACATGATGGACATATCCGTGTCCGGGAAGGGGAGAAAGTTCACGTCTTCTGCTCCTACGAGTGCAGGGACAAGTTCCTTAAGCAGCTTGAAGCAACCACTGTGAACGAAGACGAGTAG
- a CDS encoding inositol monophosphatase family protein — protein sequence MKSFKAELLLPELMVIADRAGEMVRQASAGTRKISYKGRIDLVTETDMAVELMLKEALGTLLPEANFLAEESASDGQLGEFTWIIDPIDGTTNYAHGLPLVANSIGLWHRGRVVLGLVNLPLMGEMFTAAEGKGAFLNDRPIHVTGESEMQRCLLATGFPYAIEEHLETVLKHLERLLPLAQGIRRPGAAALDLAYVACGRYDGFYESALNPWDTAAGLLLVKEAGGLVTEYDAAREYAFGSKTILASNGIIHAELSRLLCEA from the coding sequence ATGAAATCATTCAAGGCCGAATTGTTATTGCCGGAGTTGATGGTCATAGCCGATAGGGCCGGTGAAATGGTAAGGCAGGCTTCCGCCGGAACCAGGAAGATATCCTACAAAGGGAGGATAGACCTGGTCACGGAGACCGACATGGCTGTGGAGTTGATGCTCAAGGAAGCCCTCGGGACCTTGCTGCCCGAAGCCAATTTTTTGGCCGAAGAATCGGCAAGCGACGGGCAATTGGGCGAATTCACCTGGATCATCGATCCCATCGATGGCACGACCAACTATGCACATGGTCTGCCCTTGGTGGCCAACTCCATCGGGCTGTGGCATCGAGGTCGTGTGGTGCTTGGCCTGGTCAATCTGCCGCTCATGGGCGAAATGTTTACCGCAGCCGAGGGCAAAGGCGCATTCCTCAACGACCGCCCCATTCACGTAACAGGGGAGAGCGAAATGCAGCGCTGCCTGCTCGCCACGGGCTTTCCCTATGCCATCGAGGAGCATCTTGAGACGGTGCTCAAACATCTGGAACGGTTGTTGCCACTTGCTCAGGGCATCCGTCGTCCTGGTGCTGCGGCCCTGGATCTCGCCTATGTTGCGTGCGGGCGATATGACGGATTCTACGAAAGCGCGCTTAATCCGTGGGATACGGCTGCCGGTTTACTCCTGGTGAAGGAGGCCGGGGGACTTGTCACGGAATACGACGCGGCCAGGGAATACGCCTTTGGTTCAAAGACGATCCTGGCGTCGAACGGCATTATTCACGCCGAGTTGAGTCGCCTGCTTTGTGAAGCTTAG
- a CDS encoding phosphoglycerate kinase: protein MKFIDQMDITGKKLLFRVDFNVPQDGTKITDDNRIRAAIPTLKYALDQGAAIILCAHLGKPKGKVVPELSLASVADRTAELLGVPVPLAPDTVGEGAIKMAAALQPGQAMMLENLRFDPMETGKTEADRGDFGKKLAALADIYVNDAFGVAHRANASVVDVPKHAAQCCAGFLLKRELEYLGDALSDPRRPYVCVSGGAKVSTKLGILNNLLGKVDDIIIGGAMANTFLLAKGHEVGNSLVEKDLVSAAVEIMDKAESLGSNLHLPVDFKYAASPDAQEAIGVCAADAIPADAVVLDIGPDSIAAFVKILSVAKTIVWNGPMGMFETPAFSSGSLDVCRAIAGLDDATTIVGGGDTDAVVHLLHLADEFSFISTGGGSFLEFLEGKELPAFKALKECVNK from the coding sequence ATGAAGTTTATCGATCAGATGGACATTACCGGCAAAAAACTGCTCTTCCGCGTGGATTTCAATGTCCCGCAGGATGGCACGAAAATTACGGACGACAATCGGATCAGGGCTGCGATTCCGACATTGAAATATGCCTTGGATCAGGGGGCGGCAATTATTCTCTGTGCCCACCTCGGCAAGCCCAAGGGAAAGGTGGTGCCTGAGTTGAGTCTGGCGTCCGTGGCAGACCGTACCGCCGAGTTGCTTGGCGTGCCTGTTCCGCTCGCTCCCGACACCGTGGGTGAAGGTGCCATAAAAATGGCGGCTGCATTGCAACCCGGGCAGGCCATGATGTTGGAAAATCTCCGTTTTGATCCGATGGAAACGGGTAAGACGGAGGCTGATCGGGGCGATTTTGGGAAGAAGCTCGCAGCGTTGGCTGATATTTATGTAAATGACGCCTTTGGTGTGGCCCACCGAGCGAATGCTTCCGTGGTGGACGTTCCGAAGCATGCAGCCCAATGCTGTGCCGGATTTCTGCTCAAACGTGAGCTGGAATACCTGGGCGATGCCCTGAGTGATCCCCGCCGTCCCTATGTCTGCGTGTCCGGTGGCGCCAAGGTGTCCACCAAGCTTGGAATCCTTAACAACCTGCTCGGCAAGGTGGACGACATCATCATCGGCGGCGCCATGGCCAATACGTTTCTTTTGGCCAAGGGGCACGAGGTAGGCAATTCACTGGTTGAGAAGGATCTGGTTTCAGCAGCGGTCGAGATAATGGACAAGGCTGAAAGCCTGGGCTCCAATCTGCATCTGCCCGTTGATTTCAAGTATGCAGCCTCTCCGGATGCCCAGGAGGCCATCGGCGTCTGCGCTGCTGACGCCATCCCGGCCGACGCCGTCGTGCTCGACATTGGTCCGGATAGTATCGCCGCTTTTGTGAAGATCCTGTCCGTGGCCAAAACCATCGTCTGGAATGGTCCTATGGGCATGTTCGAGACCCCGGCCTTCAGCTCCGGCTCCTTGGATGTTTGTCGTGCCATTGCAGGCCTGGACGATGCCACCACCATCGTGGGAGGTGGTGACACAGACGCGGTTGTTCACCTCTTGCATCTCGCAGATGAATTCAGCTTCATCTCGACAGGTGGAGGATCTTTCCTCGAATTTCTGGAGGGTAAGGAATTGCCCGCGTTTAAAGCCTTAAAGGAGTGCGTTAACAAATGA
- the folK gene encoding 2-amino-4-hydroxy-6-hydroxymethyldihydropteridine diphosphokinase, giving the protein METVNCYVSLGSNQGDPEENLNYALTLLETYGDEISLKAFSSTYLTEPQGEIKDQPWFTNQVVKLEIDAEIWAPAGFLSTCTAIEAQMGRERQVPGGPRPLDMDIISWGDLVMESDFLTLPHPRAKERAFVLVPLKEIEPDFVFPDGTTVDQALAAIDYRMEGNKIWQDS; this is encoded by the coding sequence ATCGAAACTGTAAACTGCTACGTCAGCCTCGGTTCCAACCAGGGTGACCCTGAGGAAAACCTGAACTACGCGCTGACCTTGCTGGAGACATACGGAGACGAAATCTCCTTGAAGGCCTTTTCAAGCACCTACCTGACTGAACCACAGGGCGAGATCAAAGATCAGCCCTGGTTCACCAACCAGGTGGTCAAGCTTGAAATTGACGCTGAGATATGGGCTCCTGCAGGCTTTCTGTCCACATGCACCGCCATCGAGGCCCAGATGGGCCGTGAACGACAGGTGCCGGGTGGCCCAAGGCCGTTGGATATGGACATCATCTCCTGGGGAGACCTGGTGATGGAGAGCGACTTCCTGACGCTTCCGCATCCGCGGGCAAAGGAAAGGGCGTTTGTGCTCGTGCCGCTCAAGGAAATCGAGCCCGATTTCGTCTTCCCGGACGGGACGACAGTCGACCAAGCTCTTGCAGCCATCGACTACCGTATGGAAGGCAACAAGATCTGGCAGGATTCATAA
- a CDS encoding NUDIX hydrolase has translation MIFDTKALDKQDAAHLLEVLDDKNRPLAVLSKDIIHRQLLKHRSVQVLVFNNEKKLYLQKRDAQKRFFPGRWDISARTHPRIGESTLDAALRVLQDKLQMEVDAPQFVRSLPACAETGFEYVTIYAVTRNTQQIVPNEKDVAEGYHFSREELTCLVKEFRELLTPNLVTLWEAGLLEAP, from the coding sequence ATGATTTTCGACACCAAAGCTCTCGACAAACAGGATGCCGCCCACCTTCTTGAAGTTCTGGACGACAAAAATCGTCCGCTTGCCGTTCTTTCAAAGGACATCATTCACAGGCAATTGCTCAAACACCGCTCGGTCCAGGTCCTGGTCTTCAACAATGAAAAAAAATTATACCTCCAGAAAAGGGACGCCCAAAAACGTTTTTTCCCTGGACGTTGGGACATATCCGCACGCACCCACCCCAGAATAGGCGAGTCAACCCTTGATGCCGCCCTGCGCGTACTCCAGGACAAACTCCAGATGGAAGTGGACGCTCCGCAATTCGTACGCAGCCTGCCGGCCTGCGCCGAGACCGGCTTCGAATACGTGACCATCTATGCCGTGACGCGAAACACCCAGCAGATCGTTCCCAATGAAAAAGATGTTGCCGAAGGATATCATTTTTCCCGTGAGGAATTGACCTGCCTGGTCAAGGAATTCCGGGAACTCCTGACCCCCAACCTGGTAACCCTTTGGGAAGCGGGGCTTCTCGAAGCTCCTTAG
- a CDS encoding LL-diaminopimelate aminotransferase, which produces MSEFQLADRLSTLPPYLFAAIDKAKAEVAAQGIDIISLGIGDPDLPTPDFIIEALYAGAKKPVNHQYPSYVGMPAYRQAVADWYKERFGVELDANREVVSLIGSKEGIAHFPLAYINPGDLALVATPNYPVYGIATNFAGGEVEYLPLLEENDFLVDLDAISNDTWAKAKMIFVCYPNNPTAATATKEFYEKLIEKAKEFNVIVVSDAAYTEIYYDPTNKPMSILECEGAKDVCIEFHSLSKTYNMTGWRVGMAVGNASLVAGLGKIKENVDSGIFQAVQEAGVAALQKGEPYAEKFRAIYKERRDVVSAALTKAGIKHRVPDASFYVWCNTPAGFTSSEFVTNVLKQTGVVLTPGQGFGTPGEGYFRISLTVHNDRLEEAVSRISKL; this is translated from the coding sequence ATGTCAGAATTTCAGCTTGCCGATCGTCTTTCGACGCTTCCCCCCTATCTTTTTGCGGCCATCGACAAGGCCAAGGCGGAAGTCGCCGCACAGGGCATTGATATTATCAGCCTGGGCATCGGCGACCCCGACCTTCCCACCCCGGATTTCATCATTGAAGCGCTCTACGCAGGCGCTAAGAAACCCGTAAACCATCAATATCCTTCCTATGTGGGCATGCCCGCATACCGTCAGGCCGTGGCCGACTGGTACAAGGAACGGTTCGGCGTCGAGCTGGACGCGAATCGGGAGGTGGTCAGCCTGATCGGTTCCAAGGAAGGCATTGCGCACTTCCCGCTGGCCTACATCAACCCCGGTGACCTGGCCCTGGTGGCCACACCCAACTATCCGGTCTACGGTATTGCCACCAACTTCGCCGGCGGCGAAGTGGAATATCTGCCGCTGCTGGAAGAAAACGATTTCCTGGTCGATCTGGATGCCATCAGCAACGACACCTGGGCCAAGGCCAAGATGATCTTCGTCTGCTACCCGAACAACCCGACAGCAGCGACGGCCACCAAGGAATTCTACGAAAAGCTCATTGAAAAGGCCAAGGAATTCAACGTGATCGTTGTCTCTGACGCCGCTTACACTGAAATCTACTACGACCCGACCAACAAGCCTATGTCCATCCTCGAGTGCGAAGGCGCCAAGGATGTCTGCATCGAGTTCCACTCGCTGTCCAAAACCTACAACATGACCGGTTGGCGCGTTGGTATGGCCGTGGGCAACGCAAGCCTCGTGGCAGGACTCGGCAAGATCAAGGAAAACGTGGACTCCGGCATTTTCCAGGCCGTCCAGGAAGCTGGCGTCGCTGCGTTGCAGAAGGGCGAGCCCTATGCCGAAAAATTCCGCGCCATCTACAAGGAACGTCGCGACGTGGTTTCCGCCGCGCTGACCAAGGCCGGCATCAAGCATCGTGTTCCCGACGCATCCTTTTACGTCTGGTGCAACACCCCGGCAGGGTTCACATCCTCCGAGTTCGTCACCAACGTTCTCAAGCAGACCGGCGTGGTGCTGACTCCCGGCCAAGGTTTCGGAACACCCGGAGAAGGGTACTTCCGCATCTCTCTGACCGTTCACAATGATCGACTCGAGGAGGCGGTATCCAGAATATCGAAACTGTAA
- the rimI gene encoding ribosomal protein S18-alanine N-acetyltransferase gives MEVEVKELEASDLDDLVELEKRCFAYNWTREQFLMGLERKVFVILGIRLDERLAGYIAFSLIEDEMEILNLAVHPDFRMLGFGAALLGSAFGVCRDRGVKKSFLDVKVSNEPAIHLYRKFGYKQIGVRKKYYPDTKEDALLFRYDFAY, from the coding sequence ATGGAAGTTGAGGTCAAGGAACTGGAGGCGTCGGACCTCGATGACCTTGTGGAATTGGAAAAACGGTGCTTCGCCTATAATTGGACTCGTGAACAGTTCCTCATGGGACTGGAGCGCAAGGTGTTCGTCATTTTGGGAATTCGCTTGGACGAACGTCTCGCGGGATATATCGCCTTTTCACTGATCGAAGATGAGATGGAGATCCTCAACCTCGCGGTGCACCCAGACTTTCGAATGTTGGGTTTCGGGGCGGCCCTTCTCGGAAGCGCTTTTGGAGTATGCCGAGACAGGGGAGTCAAAAAGAGTTTTCTGGATGTCAAGGTTTCCAATGAACCGGCCATCCATTTGTACAGGAAGTTCGGATACAAGCAGATTGGAGTTCGAAAGAAATACTACCCGGACACTAAGGAAGATGCCTTGTTGTTCCGGTATGATTTCGCATACTGA
- a CDS encoding tetratricopeptide repeat protein, which yields MGLQANFNKAASTASQDVMIKTYRFPMLTLVVLLSLCSVSIAASQPASFEQWLKQYGAWDKLEKEYAAEQDKDTPEVILKRAEVYLNLNSPQKALELIEMTPAFADNATESQRLWYGGQAHRALGDLSKSVLWFSQAAEHISDSKDMQRRFESEPELETIWKDVWLKLYWAFGANHTMSRGAQKDALERINRIGLTVWGGQYWEKAGLTLGAGKTNAPTAKANTDEKGLPLQPFVSQQDREAIVKALALVSLEKFEQAHALAASISRPAVKFFWVSVIDFLATGQGPASLAPLAESNHLKALAFWQGNVLAPYSASRAGWLLGNPDSAPWTKFRNNILNMSVSDANKAIDNELGSMLISEQTAELLNNFKLALSLSNGDFIGSSTTWNKINKKHLPLALQLAGALLFKEDLNAILPDTASKAFAIYPVFTSLCGAAGEDRTSGDQADFWISAPKNSLKQLATLTYPMDKLLLLAHWQNAFSASPNRNLAKRAAYLFDDTSFGTSALLYLADQEVRAKRLQLGAFYLNKVKSDSLPIDQKTEWLDIKTRLELDSGRPAAALKTYGEMGALDTDIPVMTRLRMALLYQQNRNYEAAREQLLAMWKSRTGMTTALQAETLFWLGEGEQAMRNPDRALDYYLQLAWQYPQENIWALTAMYRASLIYEKRGKYETAKRLLGTVVKRADRKEQREAAQARIAAIDKKMGKETSKESTLVYPF from the coding sequence ATGGGCTTACAAGCAAACTTTAACAAAGCCGCTTCTACGGCCTCTCAGGACGTTATGATAAAAACTTACCGCTTCCCCATGCTGACTTTGGTTGTACTCCTTTCCTTGTGCAGCGTCTCAATTGCTGCTTCCCAACCAGCCAGCTTCGAACAATGGCTTAAGCAATACGGTGCCTGGGATAAACTGGAAAAGGAATACGCCGCCGAACAGGACAAAGACACCCCTGAAGTCATTCTCAAGCGCGCTGAGGTCTATCTCAACCTCAATTCTCCCCAAAAGGCTTTGGAGCTCATTGAGATGACGCCGGCTTTTGCTGACAACGCAACGGAATCCCAACGTCTGTGGTATGGCGGCCAGGCTCATCGTGCTTTGGGCGACCTCTCCAAGTCCGTGCTATGGTTCAGCCAGGCTGCCGAGCATATTTCCGACAGCAAGGACATGCAACGACGATTCGAGTCGGAGCCGGAGTTGGAAACCATATGGAAGGATGTCTGGCTTAAGTTGTATTGGGCCTTTGGGGCCAATCACACCATGTCTAGAGGTGCGCAAAAGGATGCCCTTGAACGTATAAATCGGATCGGTTTAACCGTATGGGGCGGACAATACTGGGAAAAAGCTGGGCTAACCCTAGGAGCAGGCAAAACTAATGCTCCGACGGCAAAGGCGAACACTGATGAAAAAGGTCTTCCTTTGCAGCCGTTTGTTTCTCAACAGGACAGGGAGGCTATCGTCAAAGCGCTTGCCCTTGTCTCACTGGAAAAATTCGAGCAGGCTCACGCCCTTGCCGCTTCAATCTCACGCCCGGCGGTGAAATTTTTCTGGGTATCCGTCATCGATTTCCTGGCGACAGGTCAAGGTCCCGCTTCCCTGGCTCCCCTTGCTGAATCCAATCACTTGAAAGCCCTTGCCTTCTGGCAGGGCAACGTTCTGGCCCCCTACTCCGCTTCACGCGCTGGTTGGCTTCTTGGTAATCCTGATTCTGCTCCATGGACTAAGTTTAGGAACAATATCCTGAACATGTCCGTATCCGATGCAAACAAAGCCATTGATAACGAGTTGGGCTCCATGTTGATCTCCGAGCAGACGGCAGAGCTGCTGAATAATTTTAAACTCGCCCTTTCTCTTTCCAACGGGGACTTCATTGGTTCTTCAACCACTTGGAATAAAATAAATAAAAAACATCTCCCTCTTGCCTTACAGCTGGCTGGGGCTTTGCTTTTCAAGGAAGACTTGAATGCTATCCTGCCGGACACGGCAAGCAAGGCCTTTGCCATCTACCCTGTCTTCACTTCTCTTTGCGGCGCAGCAGGCGAGGATCGAACAAGCGGTGACCAAGCTGATTTCTGGATTTCCGCTCCCAAGAACTCCCTGAAACAGTTAGCCACATTAACCTATCCCATGGATAAACTATTGTTGCTGGCCCACTGGCAGAACGCCTTCAGTGCTTCTCCGAATAGGAATCTCGCCAAGCGGGCTGCTTATCTCTTCGATGACACATCTTTCGGTACAAGCGCCCTGCTCTACCTTGCGGACCAGGAAGTCAGAGCCAAGCGGTTGCAATTAGGGGCCTTCTATCTCAACAAAGTGAAATCGGACAGCCTGCCCATAGACCAGAAAACTGAATGGCTGGATATCAAGACCCGCCTGGAACTGGATTCCGGCCGCCCGGCCGCTGCGCTTAAGACCTACGGAGAAATGGGTGCCCTGGATACAGACATTCCGGTCATGACCCGTTTGCGCATGGCCTTGCTTTACCAACAGAACCGCAACTATGAAGCGGCCAGGGAGCAGTTGCTGGCCATGTGGAAAAGCCGCACCGGCATGACTACGGCGCTTCAGGCAGAGACCCTCTTCTGGCTCGGCGAGGGAGAACAGGCCATGCGCAATCCTGATCGGGCTCTGGACTACTATCTCCAGCTAGCCTGGCAGTACCCGCAGGAGAACATCTGGGCGTTGACCGCCATGTATAGGGCTTCGCTCATTTATGAAAAACGCGGAAAATACGAAACGGCAAAACGCTTACTCGGCACAGTGGTCAAACGTGCGGATCGCAAGGAACAGCGTGAAGCCGCTCAGGCCAGAATTGCGGCCATTGATAAGAAGATGGGCAAGGAGACAAGCAAGGAAAGCACCCTTGTCTATCCCTTCTAA
- a CDS encoding PAS domain-containing sensor histidine kinase: MLNSEMLQLLPEALLTVGLLVLAAVFFIRRPFVRSLKDQNTFLQTLIESIPSPVFYKNGNGLYLGCNEAFLTMLGRTKEEVVGKSVYDLSPKHLAEIYERADKDLFEKQGVQRYETQVEFADGTLHDMYFTKSVFHDARGEVAGLLGVMLDISARKQAENELKEAHEHLERKVAERTLELQAANRRLEDEIVEKVRAERESREKSEFLDTVINSIEHGLVVVDAADYTVKLANSAIAKGRNLDGMRCHQLLHGSNLPCIGKVTACPLHKVKETKRPIVTQHNHVGPDGSPRYVEIHSYPVFNDKGDVVQIIDNIMDVTKRKEAEKAIVDAKDMAEATNRLMSEFLDTVSHELRTPMTSVHGFAKLIQKTFKTKLKERLEDDPSLLKPAERIEENIAIILTESERLSNLINDHLDLSKLQSGRMDWRQEKINPADLVARVGVATASLFEDKPIKFEAEVEEELPSLQGDPDRLLQVLINLVSNAEKFTKEGKITCRALRTGDDVVFSVSDTGIGIPKDQQELIFSKFRQVQNKIGGKPSGTGLGLAISKEIVTHHGGRIWVESTPGEGSTFFFSVPA; the protein is encoded by the coding sequence GTGTTGAATTCAGAGATGTTGCAGCTTCTGCCGGAAGCTTTGTTGACAGTGGGACTTTTGGTCCTGGCTGCCGTCTTTTTCATCCGACGGCCGTTCGTTAGGAGTCTGAAGGATCAGAATACATTCCTACAGACTTTGATTGAAAGTATCCCGAGTCCTGTTTTCTACAAGAATGGGAATGGGTTATACCTAGGTTGCAATGAGGCGTTCCTGACTATGCTGGGCCGTACAAAGGAGGAGGTCGTTGGCAAAAGCGTCTACGATCTTTCACCGAAGCACCTGGCTGAAATTTATGAAAGGGCGGATAAGGACCTCTTCGAGAAACAGGGAGTGCAGCGCTATGAAACCCAAGTGGAATTCGCTGACGGCACATTGCATGATATGTATTTTACCAAGTCCGTATTCCATGACGCCAGGGGAGAGGTGGCCGGGCTGCTCGGAGTAATGTTGGATATCTCCGCCAGAAAACAAGCTGAGAATGAGCTCAAGGAGGCTCACGAGCATCTGGAACGGAAGGTTGCCGAACGGACCCTCGAATTACAGGCCGCCAACAGGCGACTGGAAGACGAGATTGTCGAGAAGGTTCGAGCTGAGAGAGAAAGTCGTGAAAAAAGCGAATTTTTGGATACTGTCATCAATTCCATCGAACATGGGCTGGTTGTGGTTGATGCCGCCGATTACACGGTCAAATTGGCCAATTCGGCCATTGCCAAAGGTAGAAATTTGGACGGGATGCGTTGTCATCAACTTCTCCACGGAAGCAATCTTCCCTGTATCGGGAAAGTAACGGCGTGCCCATTGCACAAGGTCAAAGAGACGAAACGTCCGATCGTGACTCAACATAATCACGTCGGCCCAGACGGTTCCCCCCGTTATGTGGAGATTCATTCCTATCCCGTGTTCAACGACAAGGGCGACGTAGTTCAGATCATAGACAACATAATGGATGTCACGAAGCGTAAAGAGGCAGAAAAAGCCATTGTCGATGCCAAGGATATGGCCGAGGCGACCAACAGGCTTATGTCGGAATTTTTGGATACCGTGTCGCATGAACTGCGGACCCCGATGACCTCTGTGCATGGTTTTGCCAAGCTGATTCAGAAGACGTTCAAAACCAAGCTCAAAGAGAGGCTGGAAGACGATCCTTCATTGCTCAAGCCAGCTGAACGGATTGAAGAAAATATTGCAATCATACTTACGGAAAGCGAACGGCTTTCCAACTTGATTAACGATCATCTCGATCTTTCCAAACTTCAGTCAGGCCGGATGGACTGGCGGCAGGAAAAGATCAATCCGGCTGATCTTGTTGCAAGGGTTGGGGTGGCCACGGCTTCGCTTTTCGAGGATAAGCCCATCAAATTCGAAGCCGAGGTCGAAGAAGAGCTTCCTTCCTTACAGGGCGATCCGGACAGATTGCTTCAGGTGTTGATCAATCTGGTGTCCAATGCGGAGAAGTTTACCAAAGAGGGCAAGATAACGTGCCGCGCTCTTCGGACGGGGGATGATGTCGTGTTTTCGGTGAGCGATACCGGCATAGGCATCCCGAAAGACCAGCAAGAACTCATTTTCAGCAAATTCAGACAGGTTCAAAACAAGATTGGCGGCAAGCCCTCCGGGACAGGGCTCGGTTTGGCCATATCAAAAGAGATCGTGACCCACCATGGCGGACGGATTTGGGTGGAAAGCACTCCCGGTGAGGGGAGTACTTTCTTTTTTTCCGTGCCCGCGTAG
- a CDS encoding DUF6485 family protein encodes MSNVVYSLPGSARRVQFMWHEGVAMKKKDQCPRSKINEQYCSCTYSCDKHGICCECLHYHRQRGEIPACFFTAEEEKTYNRTVEFFIQRRT; translated from the coding sequence ATGAGTAACGTTGTCTACAGTCTCCCAGGCTCTGCGAGGCGAGTCCAATTCATGTGGCATGAGGGGGTTGCAATGAAAAAGAAAGACCAATGTCCACGGTCGAAAATCAATGAACAGTACTGTTCCTGCACATATTCTTGCGACAAGCACGGTATTTGTTGCGAATGTTTGCATTACCACCGGCAGCGTGGTGAGATCCCGGCGTGTTTCTTTACTGCGGAGGAGGAGAAGACCTACAATCGAACTGTTGAGTTCTTCATCCAGCGCCGGACCTGA
- the tpiA gene encoding triose-phosphate isomerase, translating into MKKLMAANWKMFKTWDEACATARELIEFVADNLPEDREVLVFPPFTAVKGVAEIFKAAEGFSAGGQDYYIKEEGAFTGEISPAMLRDAGAVYGLTGHSERRHVLGEQDAFVGEKTSFGLACGLKVVLCIGETIDERRGNKVEEVLERQIRIGLKDVSAEVAPEDLSVAYEPVWAIGTGEVAGPEEIAEAHAFVRKILISIFGDKANEMRLLYGGSVKPDNCAEIIALDNVDGVLVGGASLQGESFSKIVLAR; encoded by the coding sequence ATGAAAAAGTTGATGGCAGCCAACTGGAAGATGTTCAAGACCTGGGATGAGGCGTGCGCCACGGCCAGGGAGTTGATTGAGTTTGTGGCGGACAACCTTCCGGAAGACCGTGAGGTTTTAGTCTTTCCTCCATTTACCGCCGTAAAAGGAGTCGCCGAAATTTTTAAAGCTGCGGAAGGCTTTTCGGCAGGAGGCCAGGACTACTATATTAAAGAAGAGGGCGCGTTCACTGGAGAGATCTCTCCCGCCATGTTGCGTGACGCCGGTGCTGTATATGGCCTGACCGGGCATTCCGAGCGCCGACACGTTTTGGGTGAACAGGATGCCTTTGTCGGTGAAAAAACCTCCTTTGGCCTGGCTTGCGGCCTGAAGGTGGTTTTGTGCATCGGCGAGACCATCGACGAGCGCCGTGGCAACAAGGTGGAAGAAGTTCTTGAGCGACAAATTCGCATCGGTCTCAAGGATGTTTCCGCCGAAGTTGCTCCCGAGGACCTGAGCGTCGCCTATGAACCTGTCTGGGCGATTGGCACTGGCGAGGTTGCCGGCCCGGAAGAAATCGCCGAGGCTCATGCTTTTGTCAGGAAAATATTGATTTCCATTTTTGGAGATAAAGCCAATGAAATGAGGTTGTTATACGGCGGAAGTGTTAAGCCTGACAATTGTGCCGAGATTATTGCGCTTGACAATGTCGACGGAGTATTGGTAGGAGGCGCGAGCTTGCAGGGCGAAAGCTTCTCAAAGATCGTTTTGGCCCGCTAA